Part of the Brevibacillus brevis genome is shown below.
ATTCAACGTTTCCGTAATTTCGCCGATTGTCATATGTTGCTTAAACCGAAGCTGACCAACCAACGCTAGCACGTCAAAACCGTAGGAAGTGTGTTTCATGCTGAGAAGCTCAGCTTCAGCGGATTTGTAATAGGTTCTGGGGTATGAGCAATCTGCGTTGCTGCAAGCATAAGCCATACTCCAAGCTTGGATAACACCGGCAAGTGTGATGACATTCTTTTTCCATGCGGTATGATGTCGCCTGAGTTTCGTGCCACAGTGCGGGCAATGCTGTATCTCTGGCCGAAAGTATATTTTCTTTTCAGGAATGACACGATTCTTGGGTAAAGGCATGAGAAGACCTCCGTCAAATAGGCTAATGACTAACTTCGACAGAGGTCTTGGAAATCCTTGTTAGTTAATTGGTCAGTCGTAGAAAAAAAACATCGGGTCAGGGGTTTATCGGGATGTATATGATATCGGAAACGGCCTTGTATTAAAGGTTGCTAAGTCAAAACATGGTAGACTGTGCAACAAAAAGGAAGTGAAAATGTACATGTCATCACCCTGTTCCGTTAGAAAGCACCTTGGAAGAATCCTAGAATTTGATCGAGACTTCTCATCGATAAAAATGATAAAGTATGTGCGGAAATTTCCCCTTTCAAAAATATATAGAAGAAAACTTAAGAAAACGATAGCTTATTTTAGGAAGCATGGAATCCTGCCCTTTGATGTGATAACTGGAAAAGGTAAGCCTAAAGTCAATAATTTGCGGTTAAAGCGTAACGGTAATATCGTTTTCATCGATTATGGGAATTTTCTATATCGACGCGAATAGCTGTGATTCAAACAAGCTTATCCAACTCGATTTTATCCGAGTAGAGCGGAACAAGCCGCGAAATGCGTGCGAAAGGGAAGGTGCACGGATGGACGTTTCAATGAAGGATAAAAGGATAGCGATAAAGAATGCTTCTCCGATTTGAAGATCAAACGAAGCTTTTGCTAACGTCAAGATTTTGGGTAATGAAACTGTTTTTAGGATGTTGCAATGTATAAGCCGGATATGTTACGATCTTGCTGACACTTAACGATTGGAGTTGAAGAGGATAATGTAATATTTCTTGTCTCTTTTTGAAGAATAAAGCAGGGTTTGTTTTGTTCTTCATTGGCAAGAAAGTTACCTTATTCTTTTCACTCAAAAAATATATCCTTTCCATGCCCTGGACCGGGATGGATTTGCCGTATTTTTTTGAGCTACAAGAAAGGTAACTTTCTTGTAGCTCTTTTTTATGCTGATAAGAATGTATCAGATTCTTATCCAGTATAAGTGCAACGAAGGCGAGGATTGTGCCCTTTGAGTGCAAAGGCTTGGCGCAGTCAAGTTTTCTAATTTTGACAAAGGAGGTTGCCGACACATGTCATTGATCAAGGTAACGAATCTGACATTTGCTTATGACGGCAGTTACGACAACATTTTTGAGAATGTAAGCTTTCAAATCGATACCGACTGGAAATTGGGCTTTACGGGGAGAAACGGCCGAGGCAAGACCACGTTTCTCAATCTGCTGCTCGGAAAGTACGAGTACAGTGGAACGATTTCGGCCAACGTCAGCTTCGAGTACTTCCCATTCCACGTTGAACACAAAGAGAACAATACCATAGACGTGGTCGCCGACATCGATCCCGACTTTGAGCACTGGCAGCTTCTTCGGGAGCTTTCGCTACTGAAGGTGTCGGAGGACGTGTTATACCGGCCGTTCGAGTCGTTGTCCAACGGAGAGCAAACCAAGGTGCTTCTTGCAGCCCTGTTTTTGAAGGAAAACCGTTTTTTGCTCATTGACGAGCCAACCAACCATCTGGATCTGCATGCCCGGAAGCTGGTCAGCGATTACTTGAACGGCAAGAGCGGGTTTATTTTGGTGTCGCACGACCGGGCGTTTCTCGACAACTGCGTGGACCACGTTCTTTCGATCAACAAGACTACTATCGAAATCCAAAAAGGGAATTTTTCCGACTGGTGGGAGAACAAACAACGACAGGACAACTTTGAGATGGCCGAGAACGAAAAGCTGAGGAAGGACATCAAGCGGCTGTCTGAAGCGGCCAAGCGGACGAGCAGCTGGTCGCACGAAGTGGAAAAAACAAAAAACGGCACCCGCAACTCCGGCTCCAAAGTCGATAAAGGGTACATCGGTCACAAGGCCGCCAAAATGATGAAGAGATCCAAATCGATTGAGCAAAGACAACAATCCGCGATCGAGGAAAAATCCCAGCTGCTTGCCAACGTTGAAAGCTCGGAAAGCTTGAAAATATCTCAAGTGGCGTACCACAAACAGCAATTAGTCGAGCTTGACCGCATCTCGATTCATTACGGCGAGAAGACGGTTTGCCGCGACGTCAGCTTTACCGTGGAGCAAGGGGACCGCATTGCGCTCTCCGGTCCGAACGGCTCAGGCAAATCCAGCTTGCTCAAACTGATTTGCGGCGAGGAAATTCCTTATTCCGGCACGTTTCGAAAAGGGAGCCAGTTGAAAATATCCTACGTTTCGCAGGACACCTCTCATTTGCGGGGCAATTTGTCGGAATTCGCTAGAAACAGCGGGATTGACGAAAGCCTGTTCAAATCGATATTGAGGAAATTCGATTTTTCGCGCTTGCAATTCGAAAAGGACATCGCTTCTTTTAGCGGCGGTCAGAAGAAGAAGGTACTGATCGCGAAAAGCCTCTGCGAGCGGGTTCATTTGCATGTTTGGGACGAACCGCTCAATTTTGTCGATGTCATTTCCCGGATGCAAATTGAAGAACTGCTGCTGGAGCATTCCCCGACCATCCTTTTTGTGGAGCATGACAGCGAATTTTGCAAGCATATCGCAACAAAGTTTGTAGAACTGAAGGGTTAAACCATTTCTAGGAGGATGAAAGCGATGGAGATTGAGGTTGTAGATGATTGTGTGAACCGTTTCTTGGTAGGTGAAGCGGTTCACAAAAAATCTAATCGGTCGCCGGAGGTTTACCAATCTATCGACAGGTGCACATAGCGATCCGTCTGCAAACGTGCGCGCTTTTTCTGTATGGTTGGTAATGACGTGTCGAAGTGCCAACTGACGGTTGCTTTTTTACGTTTTCTCCGGCGGTAAGGAGAAGACATGAGACTACCCTCAAAATATGAAACGATTCGCCGGATATTGTCCGAATTCAAGCAGCCCGCGTATCGGTATGCTCAGATTATGGACGCGATTTTCAAGCAAAACATCGGCGAATACGGACGGATGACCATATTGCCCAAATTTTTGCGTGACGAGTTGACCCGGGTGCTTGGTCCCAACGTCTGCAGCGTCGTTCCAGTACAGGAACTCTCGTCGAAACAGGTCAGCAAGGTGCTGTTTGCCATTGCGGGCGACGAACGCGTGGAGGCCGTACGACTTACTTATGAGCGGGGGTTGAAATCGTATTGTATTTCCACGCAGTGCGGCTGCGGATTCGGGTGCAGGTTTTGCGCCACTGGTACCATCGGCTTGAAACGAAATCTGACCGCCGACGAAATTACCGACCAATTGCTGCATTTTCGCTTGAACGGCCACGTCTTGGACAGTGTCTCCTTCATGGGCATGGGGGAGGCGCTTGCCAACCCGAATATTTTTGATGCGATGACAATTTTGACTGACCCGCATCTCTTTGGCTTGGGACATCGACGAATGACGATATCCACCATCGGCCTGTTGCCGGGGATCGAAAAGCTGACACGGGAGTTTCCGCAGGTCAATCTTACTTTTTCGCTGCATTCACCGTTTGACGATCAGAGAAGCGAGCTGATGCCGATCAATGACCGATTCCCAGTTCACGATGTACTGGAGGCATTGGATCGTCATATCCGGCATACCGGGAGAAAGGTGTATATTGCGTATATTCTTCTTCGAGGAGTCAACGACTCGACGGAGCATGCGGAAGCAGTTGCCGAGCTGTTAAGAGGGAGGGGACCTGGGGAACATCTCTACCACGTGAACCTGATTCCATTCAATTCGACCGAGGTTACGCCAGACAGCTATCGGCAATCTGATCGGAATCGGGTCAAAGCGTTTGTTCGGAGCTTGAAGTCAAAGGGTATCAGCGTCACGGTTCGAACGCAATTCGGATCGGACATTGACGCGGCATGCGGTCAGCTATACCGCTCCAAGTAATTGATGTCGGAAACGAAATGGATTACGCCGGGCGCAGCGAGTCTGCGACTGGAAAGAGAAACGGCTGCCAGGAAGAGGGCAGCCGTTTTGATTTGCGATGACAGGAAGGCTTCCGCGAGAACTGATTCCACATGACAATGGCAAACGAAGCCCCCTCCAAATTTTCGCTTGCAAAGCTCTAAGGGATCGTAACGGTAACTTTTGAAGATGTTCGTCCCAATTCTTTGCTGGTCATTTTGATATAGTAGGTGCCCACAGGTAGGGGAGCTTTGCTGGTGAAACTGAAAGAGCCATTGCCTTCGAAGGTACTTCCCCCCCAAGTCGTAGCAGTACCATCTGGTTCTGGTTTTACAATGAGATAGGATGCCTTGGCCGGATAAGATTTGTTGATGCTCTGGGTAACATCAACCAGTAACGTTCCAGGTGTGTTTATATAAAAGAATTTAGATTCTACGGATTCGTTTATACCGACTTGTGTAACGTCCAAGACCGTCGTCGTTGTAGAAGTGGTACGAACTGCATCTGGTGTAGTAGGGATGCCCGCAGCCAAGGCGTTTGTTGGAATCAAAAAGGAAACGGACAATAGTGCAGCGATTGCGAACGTAGAGAATTTCTTCAAAATGATCATCTCCTAATTTTTGGATACAGAGAGATGGTAACTGTTTTTCCATAAATTTACAATACTTTCTTGCGCGAAATATTTTTTAAAATTGGCAAATCACGACTACTTTTAAAAACAGTAGGGCTGCCCTAGAGCAGCATCGAAAGAATGCTAAGATTGTACAAGGGGTGGGGTGCTTAGGGTAGTTCTGTTTCTGGCAATGCGGATCACTCCGATCAAACCGGTGATCAACAGTGGGAGGATATAGAAATAGGAGAACAGATCAACTCAATCCAATAATTTGAGAAGCGCTTCTTTAGGACAGGTCGTTGTTTCCTGTTGTAGGTTTTCATTATGTAAAATCTTCCGCTCGCAAACATAATGGACAGCCTTGTTAGGGTATAGGCACTGCTATTGAACGAATGAGAAATGGAGGAAAATGGGGGCCTACTCATAGTGAGGAGAGGGAGGATCCAGGTATTCTATTATTTCGGCAATCCCCCAACCAATCAATAATGTAATCAGGATGTATATCCATTTTTTACGAAGAGACTGGGAGCAAACGATCACCCCCCAACTGGCGAGGGTAAGGGTTATCAATATGATTTGTTCAAGGCAGATCATGTGGGAATACACTCCTTCACGTTTACATACGCAAATGGAGAATATTGGTTACGGGTAGGTTTGCCAAACCGCACGATTTGCTACATGTGCAAACATCAAACACCAATCTCCGGGCATGAGTCTCACGTAAAGAATCAGCATTTTGTCGTTATATCTTCAGGCGCGATTGCAACTAAAATGACTGGGGAAGTGCTTGTAGGGAGAGGCAGATGAACATGTCATGGTGGTGAGACTACTATCCGGCTTCACTCTGCCGAATCCCTATCAAATGAATTTGGCGGATGAAATCATTTGCCTAGCAAATGAGCAAAATAAGCTACGTTGCTCGCGAGGAAATCGATATTTTGGGGTGACACCTGTTCTGCCTTTTCTTTCATCTGATTTACGAATGCCTCCATGTTCGTAGTCTGTACGCTTTCGAAGCGGTTTTCTATTTTGGTATTTCGTAAGCCCGCCATGAGGCTTTCTTGCTCTTTGCGATAATCCTGAGCCCATTCCGGGTGTAGCCGCATCTTTTTGACAAATTCAATAAGAACTCCCCCCGTATTGCCCCCTGTTTTTACAGCTGCTTGCAAATCGGCATAGGCTTTGGGATCGAACCTTTGCATCAGTTTTTGCGGGTTCACGTAATCACTTGGCGCTCCTTGCGGCTTTTGCGGCAGTTCTACGAAACTGACACTACCTGTTGCGGGATCGACTTTTCTGGTTTTGGCAACTGCCGCCAAAAGGTTCATTGTATCAAGAAATTCAGCAGACTCGCTGTCGTTCATGTAGTGATCAGCCAGGTACCTCGCTTGAGCCAATCCTGCTTCCAGTAGAAGGGCTCTGTCTTCGTCGCTGCGATCGGAATTGGTAGCAAAAATATTGGCTTCAATGATGTGGTAAGCGGCTTTGCTCACCTCTGGTGCCTTTCCTGACAATACTTTGTCCAAGGAAGCGTTGATTTCGGTGTTAAAGAAAAACTTCGGCGTTTCATGTTGAATCGCGTCAACGGGCAATTGCCTCGGTACAACTGAGCGCAAATCCAGCGTGTCATAATGAATGAGCTCATGGCTGCTCCCCGTATCTATTTTGGGGTGATTCCCATTCCTAGACGAAGAGTATAGATTGGGTAAAACGTAACCTGGATCACTTTGAATTCGCAAAGATACTTCGCCTCCCATATTCTCATTTTTAGAATTGTTTTTTGGGGTTCCAATCTGGATGTTCGTGAAAAAAGCAAGCCCATGAGGTCCTATTTAAATCATCGGTTAAAGACCCTTGAATGTTGAGTTGTTTGGTAAAATAAAACCATTTACTTCCATATTTTGAGAGGCATAAAGAAAGCCCCCGGATGGGAGCTTACGAGTCGAATCTACCGTTCAGGTAATCATGGGAGAGGGAGATTCAATGCTCTCCCCTAGGCTCCACGAAATCAGTATTCAACTACGATCACTTGTGGGACTGAATCGGTTCGGCTGTTCTTTTTTCAGTGAGAAAGGAAACCAAAGCTATGAGCGGCAAGATCGTTCCGATAAGAGATGTGAGGCTCCAGCCCCCCTGGGTATAAGACCAGCCACCCAAAGAGGAACCGATGGCTCCGCCTAAGAAGAAGATTGCCATGAATAGCCCATTCAGGCGACCTCTCGCTTCACTTCCCAATGAATAAATCGTACGTTGGCTAATCACCAAATTCCCCGATACGGCCATGTCAAGTGTAATGGCGGATACAAAGAGCAGAATGAGAGCAAAGGTGGAAGAGCCTTGGAACAGATGGATGAGCAAAAAAGACAACACGGCTACCATCATGGCTGCGCCCGTCAACACCTTACTCCAGCCTTTATCCGCCAATCTTCCGGCAATCGGCGCGGCGATCGCCCCACCCACACCTACCAGCGCAAACCATGCAATACCGATCTGGGACATTGCGAAATGGTCAGCTAAATATAAAGGAACAACCGTCCAAAATAAGCTGAAGGTTCCAAATAAACAAGCTTGATACAAAGCGCGGCGCCGTAACACAGGGGTTTGTTGCAAAATAGCCCCTAAGGAGACAATGACATTCCGGTAACGTATCGAAGGAAATGGTTTCCGTACCGGAAGTGCAAAGGATAGGACTACGGTCAAAAATGAAATCACAAGAGCAGACAAAAGAAAGATAGCTCTCCACCCCCAAAGACTGGTTACAAAACTCGCCAGCGGCCGGGCGAACATAATTCCGAGCAGGAGGCCGCTCATCACATTGCCGACGACGCGGCCGCGCTGATTTTCCGATGCTAAATAGGCGGCGAATGGCACCAGAATCTGGGCTACTACAGATGCAATACCGATGAATAGAGATGCGGTCAAGAACAACGCCGCATTTGGTGCGAGTCCAGCAGTTAGCAGTCCGCCAGCAGCCATGATCAGCATAACCAGCGAGAGACGGCGATTTTCGATAACGTCGCTTAGCGGTACGATGAACAGCAGCCCGGCTACATAACCGATTTGCGTCACTGTAACAATGAATCCGGCGGTTGCAGAAGTTAGGCCTATGGCATGGCCGATAGGCCCTACCAGGGTCTGAGCGTAATAAAGATTGGCAACGATAAGTCCGCACGCGGCTGCCAAAAGAAACATCATCCAACTGGATATACGGTTGTCTTGTTTCTGTTGATCGTTTTGCATAAGCTCCTCCTCAAAATAAATACTGAACGTTTAGTTTTGTAAATCCTAATCCGAATCATATACTGAACGTATCGTTTTGTAAATAGGCTTTTGCTGAAGTGAATTGTTTTGTATACTAAACGTATCGTTTCGTTGATTATCGCAATGGATCTAGACAAAGGAGGATTCACGTGCAGGGAAAAAGAGGGCGTCCGCGCAATGTGGAAACGCAAAGCTCTATCCTTACCGCTTCCTATGAATTATTGTTGGAAAGCGGCTTTGGAGCTGTTACGGTAGAAAAAATCGCTGAGCGTGCCCAGGTAAGCAAAGCCACGATCTATAAATGGTGGCCAAACAAGGCAGCAGTGGTCATGGACGGTTTTCTATCTGCAGCGGCTGCAAGACTGCCTGTGCCGGATACGGGTTCGGTGTTTCAGGATATCCTGGAGCATGCTACGAATATGGCCCAGTTTATGATAAGCCGTGAGGGCTCCATTTTTCTGGAGATTATTGGCGAGGGGCAGGTTGACTCTGGTTTGGCTGAGGCATTTCGGACTCGCTATATACAGCCGCGCCGGATGGAGGTTCGTACGATCATGAATCGGGGGCTACTGCGTGGAGAGTTGGACAAGGATCTCGATATCGCGTTATGCACAGATCTGATTTACGGTCCGATTTTTTACCGCTTGCTGGTTACGGGTGATCGGGTCGATAAAAGCTATGTAGAGCAGTTGGTAACCCATGTCTTTACAGGCATTCGTCCGATTTGAAACGACATCGGAAGCTGCCGAGGTCAAAATAGAATGTAGGAGTGAAGCTGGCAAAAAGCGGGAGCGCCTTGCACTGGGGGTGCAGGTCCACAGCTCGATCCCGCTGCGATCCACCATACAGAACCAACAAAAAACGGCAAAGGCGCCGTTTTTTTGGTACGCTATTCGTCAACGTCTGAGAGCTCCAGGAACGCTGAGGCGACCGATGGTATCATCAGGAGGTCCCTGTGAGAACGGTGATCAGGGGCGCTCCATATGTGATCGTATCGCTTATTCCCGTACCTTCCCCCGTTTCCACTCCTCATGCAGCTCCCACACTCTCTTCCACAAATCATCCCGCTCCAGCTTGCTGTAATTTACCAAATGCTCCTGAAACACGTCTCCCAACACTTCCAGCCACTGTCCTTTTGTCCGAAGCTCGATTTTCTCCATGTGGTTGCCTTCCCTGCGGTTCCATATGCACCCCCTGAGCTCGTTGCTGCCCGTAGCATGTCTCTGGCGAACGAGAAACAGCTGAATCCAGGGTGATTCCGATGAACGGCTGTAAAATTCATGTTTGGGGACAAATTCTTCGAGGCAATCCACGGTCTCTTGCGCGTAGTCGACACCGACGAAGGAGGCGAAAGGATCGTGCTCAAGCCGCCAACCGTTGGGATCGACACGGGAAGCCGCAACCTTGTATTGGAAAGGCCCTTGTTCGTATCCACCCGCTTGAAGCGGAAGAGGCTCGTATGGCATATCGCCCAGCCCTACATCCACGATCCAGCGCTGTTCCTCCTGCTGATCATGATT
Proteins encoded:
- a CDS encoding Lsa family ABC-F type ribosomal protection protein, which translates into the protein MSLIKVTNLTFAYDGSYDNIFENVSFQIDTDWKLGFTGRNGRGKTTFLNLLLGKYEYSGTISANVSFEYFPFHVEHKENNTIDVVADIDPDFEHWQLLRELSLLKVSEDVLYRPFESLSNGEQTKVLLAALFLKENRFLLIDEPTNHLDLHARKLVSDYLNGKSGFILVSHDRAFLDNCVDHVLSINKTTIEIQKGNFSDWWENKQRQDNFEMAENEKLRKDIKRLSEAAKRTSSWSHEVEKTKNGTRNSGSKVDKGYIGHKAAKMMKRSKSIEQRQQSAIEEKSQLLANVESSESLKISQVAYHKQQLVELDRISIHYGEKTVCRDVSFTVEQGDRIALSGPNGSGKSSLLKLICGEEIPYSGTFRKGSQLKISYVSQDTSHLRGNLSEFARNSGIDESLFKSILRKFDFSRLQFEKDIASFSGGQKKKVLIAKSLCERVHLHVWDEPLNFVDVISRMQIEELLLEHSPTILFVEHDSEFCKHIATKFVELKG
- a CDS encoding arylamine N-acetyltransferase; this translates as MMTSGEIKTYLKRLGITDIQPPTLSYLFELHKAHVQSIPWQTVDIVAGRPASIDIREAVQLMLTGRSGYCFHLNGAFSELLRSLGYEVSWHRAGVQPLGQEPRINSFHLGLTVRLNHDQQEEQRWIVDVGLGDMPYEPLPLQAGGYEQGPFQYKVAASRVDPNGWRLEHDPFASFVGVDYAQETVDCLEEFVPKHEFYSRSSESPWIQLFLVRQRHATGSNELRGCIWNRREGNHMEKIELRTKGQWLEVLGDVFQEHLVNYSKLERDDLWKRVWELHEEWKRGKVRE
- a CDS encoding Cfr family 23S rRNA (adenine(2503)-C(8))-methyltransferase, translating into MRLPSKYETIRRILSEFKQPAYRYAQIMDAIFKQNIGEYGRMTILPKFLRDELTRVLGPNVCSVVPVQELSSKQVSKVLFAIAGDERVEAVRLTYERGLKSYCISTQCGCGFGCRFCATGTIGLKRNLTADEITDQLLHFRLNGHVLDSVSFMGMGEALANPNIFDAMTILTDPHLFGLGHRRMTISTIGLLPGIEKLTREFPQVNLTFSLHSPFDDQRSELMPINDRFPVHDVLEALDRHIRHTGRKVYIAYILLRGVNDSTEHAEAVAELLRGRGPGEHLYHVNLIPFNSTEVTPDSYRQSDRNRVKAFVRSLKSKGISVTVRTQFGSDIDAACGQLYRSK
- a CDS encoding TetR/AcrR family transcriptional regulator, yielding MQGKRGRPRNVETQSSILTASYELLLESGFGAVTVEKIAERAQVSKATIYKWWPNKAAVVMDGFLSAAAARLPVPDTGSVFQDILEHATNMAQFMISREGSIFLEIIGEGQVDSGLAEAFRTRYIQPRRMEVRTIMNRGLLRGELDKDLDIALCTDLIYGPIFYRLLVTGDRVDKSYVEQLVTHVFTGIRPI
- a CDS encoding MFS transporter, with amino-acid sequence MQNDQQKQDNRISSWMMFLLAAACGLIVANLYYAQTLVGPIGHAIGLTSATAGFIVTVTQIGYVAGLLFIVPLSDVIENRRLSLVMLIMAAGGLLTAGLAPNAALFLTASLFIGIASVVAQILVPFAAYLASENQRGRVVGNVMSGLLLGIMFARPLASFVTSLWGWRAIFLLSALVISFLTVVLSFALPVRKPFPSIRYRNVIVSLGAILQQTPVLRRRALYQACLFGTFSLFWTVVPLYLADHFAMSQIGIAWFALVGVGGAIAAPIAGRLADKGWSKVLTGAAMMVAVLSFLLIHLFQGSSTFALILLFVSAITLDMAVSGNLVISQRTIYSLGSEARGRLNGLFMAIFFLGGAIGSSLGGWSYTQGGWSLTSLIGTILPLIALVSFLTEKRTAEPIQSHK